The Mammaliicoccus sciuri genome window below encodes:
- a CDS encoding YuzD family protein produces MSKASIVIYGADVVCASCVNAPSSKDTFEWLQAILGRKYPELTLEYTYIDIMNQTENLTDHDQQFIERINEDELFYPLVTINDEYVADGYVQLKPVTKFIDEHVAVEQ; encoded by the coding sequence ATGTCCAAGGCAAGTATAGTAATTTATGGGGCCGATGTAGTATGTGCAAGTTGTGTAAATGCACCATCATCAAAAGATACATTTGAGTGGTTACAAGCAATTTTAGGAAGAAAATATCCAGAGTTAACCCTTGAATACACATATATTGATATTATGAATCAAACTGAAAATTTAACAGATCACGACCAACAATTTATAGAAAGAATAAACGAAGACGAACTATTCTATCCACTTGTAACAATAAATGATGAATACGTAGCAGATGGTTATGTACAATTAAAACCAGTAACAAAATTTATAGATGAACACGTAGCAGTAGAACAATAA
- a CDS encoding NifU family protein, with translation MATEQQTMFDQVSDVLEKLRPFLLRDGGDCELVDVDDGIVKLRLLGACGTCPSSTITLKAGIERALLEEVPGVVEVEQVF, from the coding sequence ATGGCTACCGAACAACAAACAATGTTTGATCAAGTTAGTGATGTACTCGAAAAGTTAAGACCATTCTTATTACGTGATGGCGGCGACTGTGAATTAGTAGATGTTGATGACGGGATTGTTAAATTACGTCTACTTGGTGCTTGTGGTACTTGCCCAAGTTCTACTATTACGCTAAAAGCCGGCATAGAACGTGCTTTATTAGAAGAAGTACCTGGCGTAGTGGAAGTAGAACAAGTATTCTAA
- the dltD gene encoding D-alanyl-lipoteichoic acid biosynthesis protein DltD, translating to MKLKLLLPLLISGLLFGLFLLVPVEWIKSFSKYDSINNEAISLDDTVLKGVHSQEEMLLSKNFYPIFGSSELEKQDIFHPAYILNDKKAKLQPYLIGTGGSTDLIHAINMGSQAHNLKGKKIAIIISPQWFTNHGLTNDNFSARFSPLQADHLFKNKVLSPEIKGRFAKRLVQFKQLKSDPYLKSVIEKENHHYDEGTFMNDFEKNIYEKHDALKSIFGQEKAKLHRKEQHHFNHMNWNDLKLYASEYGAQHSRTNKFGMNDKYWHLLKQQRKRYNRNYEFNIHSKEFDDLQLLIDTLKEAKSDPLFIVIPANGKWYDHIHVDKERREAVYEKINHMIQKNDMKVYDLTDKEYEPYVITDAVHIGWKGWVYINEQMIQHINGTYDGKVSRQYH from the coding sequence ATGAAATTAAAGTTATTGTTACCATTATTAATAAGTGGTTTATTATTCGGTTTATTTTTACTCGTACCTGTAGAATGGATTAAATCATTTTCAAAGTATGACAGTATTAATAACGAAGCGATATCTTTAGATGATACAGTACTAAAAGGTGTGCACTCACAAGAAGAAATGTTATTAAGTAAAAATTTCTATCCAATCTTTGGATCAAGTGAATTAGAGAAACAAGACATCTTTCATCCAGCATATATCTTGAATGATAAAAAAGCGAAATTGCAACCATATCTAATAGGTACGGGTGGATCCACTGATTTAATTCATGCAATTAATATGGGGAGCCAAGCACATAATCTGAAAGGCAAAAAAATAGCGATTATTATTTCGCCACAATGGTTTACAAATCATGGACTGACTAATGATAATTTTAGTGCCCGATTTTCTCCGTTACAAGCTGATCACTTATTTAAAAATAAAGTGTTAAGTCCAGAAATTAAAGGTCGTTTTGCTAAAAGGTTAGTGCAATTTAAACAATTAAAATCAGACCCATACTTAAAATCAGTCATAGAAAAAGAAAATCATCATTATGATGAAGGTACATTTATGAATGATTTTGAAAAAAACATCTATGAAAAACACGACGCTTTAAAATCAATTTTTGGACAAGAAAAAGCAAAGTTACATAGAAAAGAACAGCATCATTTTAATCATATGAATTGGAATGATTTGAAGTTATACGCTTCAGAATATGGCGCACAACATTCAAGAACAAATAAATTTGGTATGAATGATAAATATTGGCACTTATTAAAGCAGCAACGTAAAAGATATAATCGTAATTATGAGTTTAATATTCATTCGAAAGAATTTGATGATTTACAATTATTAATTGATACTTTAAAAGAAGCCAAATCAGACCCATTATTTATCGTTATTCCAGCAAATGGAAAATGGTATGATCATATCCATGTTGATAAAGAAAGACGTGAAGCGGTATATGAGAAAATTAATCATATGATTCAAAAGAACGATATGAAAGTATATGATTTAACGGATAAAGAATATGAACCATATGTTATAACAGATGCCGTTCATATAGGATGGAAAGGCTGGGTATATATTAATGAACAAATGATACAACACATCAATGGAACATATGATGGAAAAGTGAGTAGACAGTATCATTAA
- the dltC gene encoding D-alanine--poly(phosphoribitol) ligase subunit 2, which translates to MNFEESVLNILAEVAENDIVKENPDIEIFEEGIIDSFATVGLLLEIQNNLGIDVTITDFDRDEWATPNKIIEVLKDLQ; encoded by the coding sequence ATGAATTTTGAAGAGAGTGTTTTAAATATTTTAGCAGAAGTTGCAGAAAATGATATCGTTAAAGAAAATCCTGATATTGAAATATTTGAAGAAGGTATTATCGATTCATTTGCGACAGTTGGATTATTATTAGAAATTCAAAATAATTTAGGCATTGATGTAACAATTACTGATTTTGATAGAGATGAGTGGGCAACACCAAATAAAATTATAGAAGTACTTAAGGATTTACAATGA
- the dltB gene encoding D-alanyl-lipoteichoic acid biosynthesis protein DltB, translating into MTPYGDFTYFYICLILMLPVIILGLIGKKSLIYNRLITLIMLVLIFSDDSKNLFDNQYLSYQLIFFALYVCYQVVLIRTYNTLVKKMNNFKLYLSAILLSILPLIVVKVLQSSWLGTHQLTIHGNRVIEFIGFLGISYIAFKSIQLIMEIRDSRIKSIDTLKLIDFITFFPTISSGPIDRYKRFIKDEEKTIEPEKYYDMLIKAIHMVFMGFLYKYIIAYYINEYVIKLVPIDTDPTFLNYLYYMYGYSFYLFFDFAGYSLFAIAFSYLFGVQTPVNFNQPFKAKNIKDFWNRWHMSLSFWFRDCVYMRFVFWVSKEKLLKDKLLISNLGFFLNFFIMGIWHGIEWHYILYGLYHAMLFIGYGYYEQWRKKHPIKMNPSIMNIVAILITFHCIAFGFLLFSGKLIH; encoded by the coding sequence ATGACACCATATGGCGATTTTACTTATTTCTACATCTGTTTAATCTTAATGTTACCCGTTATTATTTTAGGATTAATCGGTAAGAAAAGTCTTATATACAATAGGTTAATAACCTTAATTATGCTTGTTTTAATTTTTTCGGATGACAGTAAAAATTTATTCGATAATCAATATTTGAGTTATCAACTTATTTTCTTTGCATTGTACGTATGTTACCAAGTTGTATTGATTAGAACTTATAATACGCTCGTGAAGAAAATGAATAACTTTAAGTTATATTTAAGTGCAATATTGTTATCTATATTACCGTTAATTGTTGTCAAAGTATTACAAAGTAGTTGGCTTGGAACACATCAACTTACAATACATGGTAATAGAGTTATTGAATTTATTGGATTCTTAGGAATTTCTTATATTGCATTTAAGAGTATTCAACTCATTATGGAAATTCGTGATAGTCGTATTAAATCTATCGATACGTTGAAATTAATAGATTTTATTACGTTCTTTCCAACCATCTCATCTGGTCCAATAGATCGATATAAACGATTTATTAAAGATGAAGAGAAGACAATAGAACCTGAAAAGTACTATGACATGCTTATCAAAGCAATACATATGGTCTTTATGGGATTCTTGTATAAATATATTATTGCTTATTACATAAATGAATACGTGATAAAACTTGTACCTATAGATACGGATCCGACATTTTTAAATTACTTATATTATATGTATGGTTATAGTTTCTATTTATTCTTTGATTTTGCAGGATACAGTTTATTTGCTATTGCATTTAGTTATTTATTTGGTGTACAAACACCAGTTAACTTTAACCAACCATTTAAAGCTAAAAATATTAAAGATTTCTGGAATAGATGGCATATGAGTTTATCATTTTGGTTTAGAGATTGTGTATATATGCGATTTGTATTCTGGGTATCTAAAGAAAAATTATTAAAAGATAAATTATTAATATCTAATTTAGGATTTTTCTTAAATTTCTTTATTATGGGTATTTGGCACGGTATTGAATGGCATTATATTTTGTATGGTTTATATCATGCAATGCTATTTATTGGATATGGCTATTATGAACAATGGCGTAAAAAACATCCTATAAAGATGAATCCAAGCATTATGAACATAGTAGCAATTCTTATTACATTCCATTGTATAGCGTTTGGATTTTTACTTTTCTCAGGCAAGTTAATACATTAA
- the dltA gene encoding D-alanine--poly(phosphoribitol) ligase subunit DltA, translating to MRDILEKVTFMNKWHADKVAINYRDEVMTYGELDIYSNKLATLIKGSEKPIVLYGHMSPYMIVGMIASMKAGIGYVPIDTSIPLERIEHIIEKVEPVFILNTTGSLLNNLHVKQITIEEILAVESVEQDFDRISDKDIVYTIFTSGSTGFPKGVQIRYESLIDFTEWMLELNQIGDHKMWLNQAPFSFDLSVMAIYPCLMTGGTLQLVDKKMIEKPKQLYELLEHKAVESWVSTPSFLEMCLLLPNFNETHHPKLKQFFFCGEILSHKTAQKLHDLFTTSTIYNTYGPTEATVAVTSIQITQEILDQFKPLPIGKVRPNSELRLTDEGELIIIGKSVSQGYLKDEEKHNKVFKIIDGQLNYHTGDKASYRDGYWFINGRIDFQIKINGYRMELEEIESVLEHLPDVKQAVISPIKHGEKIQYLHATIVLVADELDSENDMTMHLKHELKLHLPEYMIPRKFSYAKQLPLTANGKLDRNKVLERLNS from the coding sequence ATGAGGGACATCTTAGAAAAAGTAACATTTATGAATAAGTGGCATGCTGATAAGGTTGCTATAAACTATAGAGATGAAGTAATGACTTATGGTGAATTAGATATTTATTCTAATAAATTAGCTACTTTAATTAAAGGTTCTGAAAAGCCTATAGTACTTTATGGTCATATGTCACCTTATATGATTGTGGGAATGATTGCGAGTATGAAAGCAGGCATTGGTTACGTTCCAATTGATACTTCTATTCCATTAGAAAGAATAGAGCATATCATTGAGAAGGTTGAGCCTGTTTTTATTTTGAACACAACTGGAAGTTTATTGAATAATTTACATGTAAAGCAAATAACGATAGAAGAAATACTTGCTGTTGAATCAGTGGAGCAAGACTTCGACAGAATATCTGATAAAGATATTGTTTATACAATTTTTACATCTGGCTCTACAGGGTTCCCTAAAGGTGTACAAATTAGATATGAAAGTCTTATTGATTTTACAGAATGGATGTTGGAATTAAATCAAATAGGCGATCACAAAATGTGGTTAAATCAAGCACCGTTTTCTTTTGACTTGTCTGTAATGGCCATTTATCCATGTTTAATGACTGGTGGTACACTTCAACTTGTTGATAAGAAAATGATTGAAAAGCCTAAACAATTATATGAATTACTTGAACATAAAGCAGTAGAAAGCTGGGTGTCTACACCTTCATTTTTAGAAATGTGTCTGTTATTGCCTAATTTTAATGAAACACATCATCCGAAATTAAAGCAGTTCTTCTTCTGTGGAGAGATATTAAGTCATAAAACAGCACAGAAATTACATGATTTGTTTACGACATCAACTATTTATAATACATATGGACCAACTGAAGCTACAGTTGCTGTAACGAGTATACAAATCACGCAAGAAATATTGGATCAATTTAAACCTTTACCAATAGGCAAAGTACGCCCAAATAGTGAATTGAGGTTAACAGATGAAGGTGAATTAATTATTATTGGTAAAAGTGTGAGCCAAGGTTACTTAAAAGATGAAGAAAAACATAATAAAGTGTTTAAAATCATTGATGGCCAATTAAATTATCATACAGGTGACAAGGCATCTTATCGAGATGGCTATTGGTTCATTAACGGAAGAATTGATTTCCAAATTAAGATTAATGGTTATCGCATGGAACTTGAAGAAATTGAAAGCGTGCTTGAACATTTACCAGACGTTAAACAAGCTGTCATTTCACCAATTAAACATGGTGAGAAAATCCAATATTTACATGCAACAATTGTATTAGTAGCTGATGAGCTAGATAGTGAAAATGACATGACAATGCATTTGAAACATGAATTGAAATTACATTTACCAGAATATATGATTCCTAGAAAATTCAGTTATGCTAAACAGCTACCTTTAACAGCTAACGGTAAATTAGATCGCAACAAAGTATTAGAGAGGTTAAATTCATGA
- a CDS encoding teichoic acid D-Ala incorporation-associated protein DltX, giving the protein MEKIRDIINSENFKLIGLTIFYLLIMIVLFWIYAGGSASNDFIYNEF; this is encoded by the coding sequence ATGGAAAAAATTAGGGATATTATAAACTCTGAAAATTTTAAACTGATTGGTTTGACGATTTTCTATTTACTAATCATGATTGTGTTATTTTGGATTTATGCTGGTGGAAGTGCAAGTAATGATTTTATATATAATGAATTTTAA
- a CDS encoding 2-hydroxyacid dehydrogenase has protein sequence MNEKVLVARQLPEKFINQIKEYAEVDVWNSELEPMPREAFLERSQDATIVITTLSEQIDDEFFNNATRIKGVVNLAVGFDNIDVKLAEEKGVVVTNTPEVLTETTSELGFTLMLTAARRIVEAVQYVHNGEWKSWGPYLLAGKDVHGSTVGIYGMGSIGEAFARRLKGFNCKVLYHNRSRKEEAEQQLNVEYRTLDKLLNESDFVVCTAPLTPETKGIFNRETFKKMKNSAILINIGRGGHIVESDLIEAIEQQEILGAALDVVENEPISGDHPFLKMDQVIVVPHIGSSSIATRDKMVQLCVDNAKQIMSNQDPITPVKLK, from the coding sequence ATGAATGAGAAAGTACTTGTTGCAAGACAATTACCAGAAAAGTTTATCAATCAGATTAAAGAATATGCAGAAGTAGATGTTTGGAACAGCGAATTAGAACCAATGCCTAGAGAAGCATTTTTAGAACGTTCTCAAGACGCTACAATTGTGATTACGACATTAAGCGAGCAAATTGATGATGAATTTTTTAACAATGCAACGCGCATAAAAGGTGTCGTCAATTTGGCTGTTGGTTTTGACAATATTGATGTGAAACTTGCTGAAGAAAAAGGTGTTGTTGTAACAAATACACCAGAAGTATTAACGGAAACGACTTCCGAATTAGGCTTTACATTAATGTTGACAGCAGCAAGAAGAATTGTTGAAGCGGTTCAATATGTACATAATGGTGAATGGAAAAGCTGGGGTCCATATCTTTTAGCAGGAAAAGATGTCCACGGCTCAACAGTCGGTATTTATGGTATGGGCTCAATTGGAGAAGCTTTTGCTAGAAGATTGAAAGGCTTTAATTGCAAAGTACTTTATCATAATCGCTCTAGAAAAGAAGAAGCTGAACAGCAATTAAACGTTGAATATCGTACATTGGATAAATTGCTTAATGAGAGTGATTTCGTAGTTTGTACAGCGCCATTAACACCTGAAACAAAAGGTATATTCAATCGAGAAACATTTAAAAAAATGAAAAACTCAGCAATTTTAATTAATATCGGACGCGGTGGTCACATCGTAGAATCTGATTTAATTGAAGCAATAGAGCAACAAGAAATTTTAGGTGCAGCATTAGATGTTGTTGAAAATGAACCTATTTCAGGTGATCATCCATTTTTAAAAATGGATCAAGTGATCGTTGTGCCACACATTGGTAGTAGTTCAATTGCAACGCGAGATAAAATGGTGCAACTATGCGTAGATAATGCTAAACAAATTATGTCGAACCAAGATCCAATTACACCGGTTAAGTTAAAATAA
- a CDS encoding TIGR01457 family HAD-type hydrolase, translated as MKDYKGYFIDIDGTMYKGTEVIEGAIEFINYLNENNKDYLFVTNNSSKTPAEVAEKLNNMGFHTSSEHVITSAMATAGYISEASPGASVYMVGGSGLETSLKDAGLVVKEDEHVDYVVMGLDVNISYEKLSVACLAVRNGAKFISTNKDVSIPNERGFLPGNGSLTSVVSVSTGQTPVFIGKPETIIMEQAIEKIGHAKEDCVMIGDLYDTDILAGINSGIDTLHVQTGVTLLEEINKKEVLPTYSVKNLFEVIK; from the coding sequence ATGAAAGATTATAAAGGTTATTTTATTGATATAGACGGCACAATGTATAAAGGTACGGAAGTTATTGAAGGTGCAATCGAATTTATAAATTATTTAAATGAAAATAATAAAGATTATTTATTCGTTACAAATAACTCTTCAAAAACACCTGCTGAAGTAGCAGAAAAATTAAATAATATGGGTTTTCATACTTCAAGTGAACATGTGATTACTTCTGCAATGGCAACGGCTGGATATATAAGTGAAGCTTCTCCTGGCGCATCAGTGTATATGGTAGGAGGAAGTGGATTAGAAACTTCTTTAAAAGATGCTGGCTTAGTTGTGAAAGAAGATGAACATGTTGATTATGTCGTAATGGGCTTAGATGTGAATATTTCATATGAAAAGCTTTCAGTAGCATGTTTAGCCGTTAGAAATGGTGCGAAATTCATATCTACAAATAAAGATGTATCTATTCCAAATGAAAGAGGATTTTTGCCTGGAAATGGTTCATTGACAAGCGTTGTGAGTGTATCGACTGGACAGACGCCAGTATTCATCGGTAAACCTGAAACAATTATTATGGAACAAGCTATTGAAAAAATTGGTCATGCTAAAGAAGATTGTGTCATGATTGGTGACTTATATGACACTGATATTTTAGCTGGAATCAATAGTGGCATTGATACATTACATGTACAAACTGGTGTAACATTATTAGAAGAAATTAATAAAAAAGAAGTATTACCAACATATAGCGTTAAGAATTTATTTGAAGTTATTAAGTAA
- a CDS encoding DUF86 domain-containing protein has protein sequence MYFVDSKTLTLKLNYLEKLTVDFESEKNSPYALERIAHMMIESVVDIGNLIIDAFILRDPGNYKDVIDIMELEKVFQPSTAEAIRASIDYRKELIRNYENLDHDQLRKAFEIVTPFYKQAIEDTKHFLVNENVPVTAFGEGDKNERL, from the coding sequence ATGTATTTCGTAGATAGCAAAACTTTAACTTTAAAATTAAATTATTTAGAAAAATTGACGGTAGATTTTGAAAGCGAGAAAAATTCTCCATATGCTTTAGAAAGAATCGCACATATGATGATTGAATCTGTAGTCGATATTGGGAATTTGATTATTGATGCATTTATTTTAAGAGATCCTGGTAATTATAAAGATGTAATTGATATTATGGAACTTGAAAAAGTATTCCAACCTTCAACTGCTGAAGCGATTAGAGCATCTATTGATTACAGAAAAGAACTTATTCGAAATTATGAAAATCTTGATCATGATCAATTAAGAAAAGCTTTTGAAATTGTGACACCATTTTATAAACAAGCAATTGAAGATACAAAACATTTTTTAGTGAATGAAAATGTTCCAGTAACAGCTTTTGGTGAAGGAGATAAAAATGAAAGATTATAA
- a CDS encoding DUF3055 domain-containing protein yields MIDMFLYDEQDEAKIQFVGFVGEHSRYDLTLIYTDRHYGKTMVLNTQNNTFGIIGKDDLEEEGYISHILGLTEEEGEEVTEYLHDVIDI; encoded by the coding sequence ATGATAGATATGTTCTTATATGATGAGCAAGATGAAGCGAAAATACAATTTGTAGGATTTGTCGGTGAACACAGTCGCTATGACTTAACACTGATTTATACAGATAGACATTATGGAAAAACAATGGTACTCAATACTCAAAACAATACATTTGGTATTATTGGTAAAGATGACTTAGAAGAAGAAGGCTATATTAGTCACATACTCGGTTTAACAGAAGAAGAAGGCGAAGAAGTAACAGAATATTTACATGATGTTATAGATATATAA
- the lipA gene encoding lipoyl synthase — protein MATKNEEILRKPDWLKIKLNTNKNYTGLKKMMRKKNLHTVCEEAKCPNIHECWGERRTATFMILGAVCTRACRFCAVKTGLPNELDLDEPQRVAESVQLMNLKHVVITAVARDDLKDAGSNVYAETVRKVRELNPYTTIEILPSDMGGSYEALETLMASKPDILNHNIETVRRLTPRVRARAKYDRTLEFLRRSKEMYPDIPTKSSLMVGLGETVEEIYETMDDLRANGVDIMTIGQYLQPSRKHLNVQKYYTPLEFGKLRKVAMEKGFKHCQAGPMVRSSYHADEQVNEAAKQKHILGEQALNN, from the coding sequence ATGGCTACTAAAAATGAAGAAATATTACGTAAACCAGACTGGTTAAAAATAAAGTTAAACACGAATAAGAATTACACAGGTTTGAAGAAAATGATGCGTAAGAAGAATCTTCATACAGTTTGTGAAGAAGCTAAATGTCCAAATATTCACGAATGTTGGGGTGAAAGACGTACGGCTACATTTATGATTTTAGGTGCAGTTTGTACGAGAGCATGTCGTTTCTGTGCTGTTAAAACAGGTCTTCCAAATGAGTTAGATCTAGATGAACCACAACGTGTAGCAGAATCAGTTCAACTTATGAACTTAAAACATGTTGTAATTACAGCTGTAGCAAGAGATGACTTGAAAGATGCTGGTTCTAACGTTTATGCAGAAACAGTACGTAAAGTAAGAGAGTTAAATCCATATACAACGATTGAAATTTTACCATCAGATATGGGTGGTAGTTATGAAGCATTAGAAACATTAATGGCTTCTAAACCTGATATTTTAAACCATAATATCGAAACAGTTAGACGCTTAACACCAAGAGTTAGAGCACGTGCAAAATATGACCGTACATTAGAATTCTTAAGAAGATCTAAAGAAATGTACCCAGATATTCCTACAAAATCTAGCTTAATGGTTGGACTTGGTGAAACAGTTGAAGAAATTTATGAAACAATGGATGATTTACGTGCAAACGGCGTAGATATTATGACAATCGGTCAATATTTACAACCATCACGTAAACATTTAAATGTTCAAAAATACTACACACCTTTAGAATTTGGTAAATTAAGAAAAGTAGCGATGGAAAAAGGCTTTAAACATTGCCAAGCTGGTCCAATGGTACGTAGTTCTTATCACGCAGATGAACAAGTTAATGAAGCTGCTAAACAAAAACATATTCTAGGTGAACAAGCACTTAATAACTAA